One stretch of Pseudomonas fluorescens Q2-87 DNA includes these proteins:
- a CDS encoding DMT family transporter codes for MDKTLRRGSLEMTAAMLISGTIGWFVLVSGQPVLDVVFWRCVFGAVTLLLICAGFGFLRPGILTRTTFLLAVLSGVAIVGNWVLLFASYSRASIAIGTAVYNVQPFMLVGLAALFLGEKITAQKLFWLAVSFLGMLAIVSAHGEQGQGGEDYLVGIALALGAALLYAIAALIIKRLTGTPPHLIALIQVSTGILLLAPWASFSALPQQAEAWASLVTLGIVHTGVMYVLLYSAIQRLPTALTGALSFIYPIAAILVDWFAFGHRLEPLQWLGVAAILLAAAGMQQGWGARLRRPALS; via the coding sequence ATGGACAAGACCTTACGTCGCGGTTCGCTGGAAATGACCGCCGCCATGCTGATTTCCGGAACCATTGGTTGGTTCGTGCTGGTTTCGGGCCAGCCGGTGCTGGACGTTGTGTTCTGGCGCTGTGTGTTTGGGGCCGTAACGTTGCTGCTGATCTGCGCCGGTTTCGGCTTCCTGCGTCCAGGCATTCTCACGCGCACCACGTTCCTGCTGGCGGTGCTCAGCGGCGTCGCAATCGTCGGCAACTGGGTGCTGTTGTTCGCTTCCTATTCCCGGGCTTCGATTGCCATCGGGACGGCGGTCTACAACGTCCAGCCGTTCATGCTGGTGGGGCTGGCGGCGCTTTTCCTGGGTGAAAAAATCACTGCGCAAAAGCTGTTCTGGCTGGCTGTATCATTCCTCGGGATGCTGGCGATTGTCAGTGCACACGGTGAGCAAGGGCAGGGTGGAGAGGACTATCTGGTCGGTATCGCCTTGGCGCTGGGTGCTGCATTGCTGTACGCCATTGCAGCGTTGATCATCAAGCGCCTGACCGGCACACCGCCCCATCTGATTGCGCTGATCCAGGTCAGCACCGGCATATTGCTGCTGGCGCCCTGGGCGAGTTTTTCGGCGTTGCCGCAACAGGCTGAGGCCTGGGCCAGCCTGGTGACCCTGGGCATTGTGCACACCGGCGTGATGTACGTGTTGCTGTACAGCGCGATTCAACGGTTGCCGACGGCATTGACCGGTGCACTTTCATTCATTTATCCAATCGCGGCGATCTTAGTCGACTGGTTCGCCTTCGGCCATCGCCTCGAACCGTTGCAGTGGTTGGGCGTGGCGGCGATCCTGCTGGCGGCCGCTGGCATGCAACAAGGCTGGGGCGCTCGCTTGCGGCGCCCAGCCCTGTCATAA
- a CDS encoding NADP-dependent glyceraldehyde-3-phosphate dehydrogenase: MTTAPLLANLFPAAAQIPDAYRLDGQIEQREYLVDGVLKTWQGPLAVVRSPVYLAGEHGDEQVILGSTPLLDAETALTALDAAVRAYDRGQGQWPTMRVAERIRHVETFLARMREQREAVVKLLMWEIGKNLKDSQKEFDRTCDYIVDTINALKELDRRSSRFELEQDTLGQIRRVPLGVALCMGPYNYPLNETFTTLIPALIMGNTVVFKPAKLGVLLVRPLLEAFRDSFPAGVINVIYGSGRETVSALMASGKIDIFAFIGTNKAASDLKKLHPRPHRLRAALGLDAKNPGLVLPDVDLDNAVSEALTGSLSFNGQRCTALKILFVHEDVAPAFIEKFNAKLAALKPGMPWEDGVALTPLPEAGKVDYLHSLVADAVAKGAAVTNAHGGESRSSFFYPAVLYPVNTAMRVYHEEQFGPVVPIVPYRDLNTVVDYVLESDFGQQLSIFGTNPAEVGKLVDTFANQVGRININAQCQRGPDTFPFNGRKNSAEGTLSVHDALRTFSIRTLVATKFQDSNKALISDIIRERDSNFLTTDYIF; the protein is encoded by the coding sequence ATGACCACAGCCCCCCTCCTCGCCAATCTGTTTCCCGCTGCTGCCCAGATTCCGGACGCGTACCGCCTCGACGGTCAGATCGAGCAGCGCGAATACCTGGTGGACGGTGTCCTGAAGACCTGGCAAGGCCCACTGGCCGTCGTCCGCAGCCCGGTGTACCTGGCTGGCGAACACGGCGATGAACAAGTGATCCTCGGCAGTACGCCACTGCTGGACGCCGAGACCGCCCTCACCGCCCTGGACGCCGCCGTGCGCGCTTACGATCGCGGCCAGGGGCAGTGGCCCACGATGCGTGTCGCCGAACGCATCCGCCATGTCGAAACCTTCCTGGCCCGCATGCGCGAGCAACGCGAAGCCGTAGTGAAGCTATTGATGTGGGAAATCGGCAAGAACCTCAAGGATTCCCAGAAGGAGTTCGACCGCACCTGCGACTACATCGTCGACACCATCAATGCCCTCAAGGAACTGGACCGTCGCTCAAGCCGCTTCGAACTGGAGCAGGACACCTTGGGCCAGATCCGGCGCGTCCCCCTGGGCGTGGCGCTGTGCATGGGCCCGTATAACTATCCGTTGAACGAAACCTTCACCACCTTGATTCCTGCCTTGATCATGGGCAACACCGTGGTATTCAAGCCCGCCAAGCTCGGCGTATTGCTGGTACGTCCACTGCTGGAAGCCTTCCGCGACAGCTTCCCGGCAGGCGTTATCAACGTGATCTATGGCAGCGGCCGGGAAACCGTCAGTGCGCTGATGGCCAGTGGAAAAATCGACATCTTTGCCTTCATCGGTACCAACAAGGCCGCCAGCGACCTGAAAAAACTCCACCCGCGCCCGCATCGCCTGCGTGCCGCCCTTGGGCTGGATGCGAAGAACCCTGGTCTGGTGCTGCCGGACGTTGATCTGGACAATGCAGTCAGCGAAGCGTTGACCGGCTCCCTGTCGTTCAATGGCCAACGCTGCACGGCGCTGAAAATTCTCTTTGTCCATGAAGACGTGGCGCCGGCGTTCATCGAGAAATTCAACGCCAAGCTCGCCGCGCTCAAGCCGGGCATGCCCTGGGAAGACGGTGTGGCGCTGACGCCGCTGCCCGAAGCGGGCAAAGTCGATTACCTGCATTCGCTGGTGGCCGATGCGGTCGCCAAAGGCGCAGCGGTGACCAATGCCCACGGCGGCGAATCGCGAAGCTCATTCTTCTACCCGGCCGTGCTTTATCCGGTGAACACTGCGATGCGGGTCTACCACGAAGAACAGTTCGGCCCGGTCGTGCCCATCGTGCCGTACCGCGACCTCAACACCGTGGTCGATTACGTGCTCGAGTCCGACTTCGGCCAGCAGCTGAGTATCTTCGGCACCAACCCGGCGGAAGTCGGCAAGCTGGTGGACACCTTCGCCAATCAGGTCGGGCGTATCAACATCAACGCCCAGTGCCAGCGTGGCCCGGATACCTTCCCGTTCAACGGCCGGAAAAATTCCGCCGAGGGCACGTTGTCCGTCCACGATGCGCTGCGCACCTTTTCCATTCGCACCTTGGTGGCGACCAAGTTCCAGGACAGCAACAAGGCGCTGATCAGCGACATCATCCGTGAACGGGACTCCAACTTCCTGACCACCGACTACATCTTCTGA
- a CDS encoding autotransporter outer membrane beta-barrel domain-containing protein, whose translation MSLREHGFNRLFNVLWASAPFLLPVPSAMAACTLTPGPGNDAYVCDSGTSPGLTDLLGDNRLTMPANGSGIIQGDVTFGPGVDKIQIDANGVIQGDVQQGSGIDDFVMNGGSIQSLAQGDGLDTFRMTGGTIVGAFEDGDNATMTGGTIGRVDMKLDDNIFDMSGGQILGNLVTGFGQDTIILSAGRIGGNVSVSGGNDRITVSGGEIVGEVRASFGDDQLQWSGGVLRSAVLMGEGNDTALLSNLNEALLATTPSVDGGLGQDTLTFDATTTGTGARYVNWETVELSQGSRLDLNDTLVLGDSTTATGVLAIDSSSVLTSTQGSINPFTAGQSVTLDNSGIIDLSRDNTRTDDSLTVQGNYIGSNGQLRLQTVVGADDSQSDRLVVNGGTLTGSTAIAVTNLGGAGALTTRNGIELVSAQGGAVSTDGAFSLAQSVSAGAFDYRLFKGGVAPGNENNWYLRSTLVAGPVAAPSPSLPALPAAVPGAAPVPLYRPEVPTWSVLPPAAAQLTLMALGTFHDRQGDQRLLTETGGFGAGWGRVYGKDLDQTWAGTVTPRFDGSIKGFQVGNDLYSAPTAGGQTQRIGFFVGHTKLNGDVDGFNLGFQGRRAGKIELDGDSFGLYWTLTDPTGGYVDAVVMGTRLDGDNRSDRGLKIDNRGHALTLSAEAGYPFAVTTDWVLEPQVQIIHQKVSLDTQDDGISRVEFDSDGAWTGRLGARLKGRYQISGMPVEPYLRANLWHTFSGTDAVTFDDTERVETQQRSSTGDLGVGVIVSLAPAVSVYASADYSNNLDSQQQRSVAGNLGVRVSW comes from the coding sequence ATGAGCTTGCGCGAGCATGGATTCAATCGGCTGTTCAACGTCCTGTGGGCATCGGCCCCTTTCCTGTTACCCGTGCCGTCCGCCATGGCGGCTTGCACCCTGACGCCGGGACCCGGTAACGACGCTTATGTCTGCGACAGCGGTACCAGTCCCGGGCTGACGGACCTGCTGGGGGATAACCGCCTGACCATGCCGGCCAACGGCAGCGGCATTATCCAGGGTGACGTCACCTTTGGCCCCGGTGTCGATAAAATCCAGATCGACGCCAATGGCGTGATCCAGGGCGATGTGCAACAAGGCTCAGGCATCGACGATTTCGTCATGAATGGCGGCAGCATCCAGTCCCTGGCCCAGGGCGACGGCCTCGATACGTTCCGGATGACCGGCGGTACCATCGTCGGCGCCTTCGAAGACGGCGATAACGCCACGATGACTGGCGGCACCATCGGCCGGGTCGACATGAAACTCGATGACAATATTTTCGACATGTCCGGCGGACAGATCCTCGGCAATCTGGTGACCGGCTTCGGCCAGGACACCATCATCCTTTCCGCCGGACGCATCGGCGGCAATGTCAGCGTCAGCGGCGGCAACGACCGGATTACCGTGAGCGGCGGTGAAATCGTCGGCGAGGTCCGCGCCAGTTTCGGCGACGACCAACTCCAGTGGAGTGGCGGCGTCCTTCGCTCGGCTGTCTTGATGGGAGAAGGCAACGACACGGCGCTGTTGAGCAACCTCAATGAAGCATTGCTCGCCACCACTCCGAGCGTGGATGGCGGGCTGGGCCAGGACACCTTGACCTTCGATGCCACCACCACAGGCACCGGCGCCCGGTACGTCAATTGGGAAACGGTCGAGCTTAGCCAAGGCTCGCGCCTGGATCTCAATGACACGCTCGTCTTGGGTGACAGCACCACCGCCACCGGCGTGCTCGCCATCGACAGCAGCAGTGTGCTGACGTCCACTCAGGGCAGCATCAACCCATTCACGGCCGGTCAATCGGTCACGCTCGACAACAGCGGGATCATCGACCTCAGCCGCGACAACACTCGCACCGACGACAGCCTGACCGTGCAAGGCAACTATATCGGCAGCAATGGCCAGTTGCGCCTGCAAACAGTCGTCGGGGCAGACGACTCTCAAAGCGATCGGCTGGTGGTCAATGGCGGGACACTCACAGGCAGCACCGCCATCGCCGTCACCAATCTGGGCGGTGCCGGCGCCTTGACCACCCGCAACGGCATCGAGCTGGTCAGCGCCCAGGGCGGTGCGGTCAGCACCGATGGCGCCTTCTCGCTGGCCCAATCCGTCTCGGCCGGCGCCTTCGATTATCGCTTGTTCAAGGGGGGCGTGGCGCCTGGCAATGAAAACAATTGGTACCTGCGCTCGACCCTGGTGGCAGGACCGGTGGCGGCACCCAGCCCGTCATTGCCCGCCTTGCCGGCTGCGGTCCCTGGCGCAGCGCCGGTGCCGTTGTATCGTCCGGAAGTGCCTACTTGGTCGGTCCTGCCTCCAGCGGCGGCGCAACTGACCCTGATGGCCCTCGGCACCTTCCATGACCGACAGGGCGACCAGCGCCTGCTTACCGAAACCGGCGGGTTCGGCGCGGGTTGGGGGCGAGTCTATGGCAAGGATCTGGATCAGACCTGGGCCGGCACCGTTACGCCACGGTTCGACGGGTCCATCAAGGGTTTCCAGGTCGGCAATGACCTGTACAGCGCGCCGACTGCCGGTGGCCAGACCCAACGCATCGGTTTTTTCGTCGGTCATACCAAATTGAACGGCGACGTCGACGGTTTCAACCTTGGCTTCCAAGGCCGACGCGCCGGCAAGATCGAGCTCGACGGCGACAGCTTCGGGCTGTACTGGACGTTGACCGATCCCACCGGCGGCTATGTCGACGCGGTGGTGATGGGTACGCGGTTGGATGGCGATAACCGCTCTGATCGCGGCTTGAAAATCGACAATCGTGGACATGCCCTCACCCTGTCGGCGGAGGCTGGCTACCCCTTCGCCGTAACCACCGACTGGGTCCTCGAACCCCAGGTGCAAATCATTCACCAGAAAGTTTCCCTGGACACCCAGGATGACGGCATCTCCCGGGTCGAATTCGATTCCGACGGAGCCTGGACCGGCCGTCTCGGAGCTCGCCTGAAGGGCCGCTATCAAATCAGCGGCATGCCGGTGGAGCCGTATCTGCGCGCCAACCTGTGGCATACGTTTTCCGGCACCGATGCGGTGACCTTCGACGACACCGAGCGAGTCGAGACCCAACAGCGCTCGTCCACCGGCGACCTGGGCGTCGGCGTCATTGTCAGCCTGGCACCTGCGGTGAGCGTGTACGCCAGCGCAGATTACAGCAACAACCTGGACAGCCAACAGCAACGCAGCGTGGCGGGTAACCTTGGGGTGCGAGTCAGCTGGTAG
- a CDS encoding endonuclease/exonuclease/phosphatase family protein yields MLLDTPAAVHRLRVLTVNTHKGFTALNRRFILPELREAVRSTGADLVFLQEVLGEHDRHASRYDNWPQVSQYEFLADSMWSDFAYGRNAVYPDGHHGNALLSKYPIRQFRNLDVSITGPERRGLLHCVLDVPGHAEVHGICVHLSLLESHRQLQLKLLCKLLASLPEDAPVIIAGDFNDWQLRGNSALARHGHLHEAFEQHHGRPARTYPARFPLLRLDRIYLRNATSHAPQILGNKPWTHLSDHLPLAVEVHL; encoded by the coding sequence ATGCTGTTGGACACGCCTGCGGCGGTTCACCGGCTGCGGGTCCTCACGGTCAATACCCATAAGGGGTTCACCGCTCTCAACCGTCGTTTCATCCTGCCCGAACTGCGCGAGGCGGTGCGCAGTACCGGTGCTGACCTGGTGTTCCTTCAGGAAGTGCTGGGCGAACATGACCGCCATGCATCGCGCTACGACAACTGGCCCCAGGTGTCCCAGTACGAATTTCTCGCTGACAGCATGTGGAGCGACTTCGCCTATGGCCGCAATGCGGTGTACCCCGATGGGCACCATGGCAATGCATTGCTCTCCAAATACCCGATCCGCCAGTTCCGAAACCTGGACGTTTCGATCACCGGCCCGGAACGACGCGGCTTGCTGCACTGCGTACTGGATGTGCCGGGCCACGCCGAAGTCCACGGGATCTGTGTGCACTTGAGCCTGTTGGAAAGCCATCGCCAGCTACAGCTCAAACTGCTCTGCAAGCTACTTGCCTCGCTCCCCGAAGACGCCCCGGTAATCATTGCCGGCGACTTCAACGACTGGCAGTTGCGCGGCAACAGTGCCCTCGCCCGCCATGGGCACTTGCATGAAGCCTTCGAGCAACACCACGGTCGTCCCGCCAGGACATACCCGGCCCGCTTCCCATTGCTGCGCCTGGACCGCATCTACCTGCGCAACGCCACCAGCCACGCGCCGCAAATATTGGGCAATAAACCCTGGACGCACCTGAGCGACCACCTGCCACTTGCCGTTGAAGTGCACCTCTAG
- a CDS encoding PIG-L deacetylase family protein gives MKPASRLPGRQHPQIWNSAAQLADIPIISTQTLVPAGSRAVILAPHPGDEVGACGGLLQLMSNLDQPMLLISVTDGDLCPPGSPLWTDERLRTHRPHPQESVDALHRLGVPAHALQWVRGGFPEKALAEHEAELAAFIGRYLRPGDVVFGTWRQDGDSDHDTVGRAGALAADSIGATFNELPVWAWHWPVREQNKIPWHRARKLRLDVWTTARKRHAMYAYVSQLNGEPASGIAPLVPRVILDRMGMPYEIVFI, from the coding sequence ATGAAACCCGCCTCTCGCTTGCCTGGTCGACAGCACCCACAAATCTGGAACAGTGCTGCGCAATTGGCCGACATTCCCATCATCAGTACCCAAACCCTCGTTCCTGCTGGCTCTCGTGCGGTCATTCTCGCGCCGCATCCAGGCGATGAAGTCGGGGCCTGCGGTGGGCTGCTGCAATTGATGAGCAACCTGGACCAACCCATGCTGCTGATCTCGGTCACCGATGGCGACCTCTGCCCACCCGGTTCCCCTTTGTGGACCGATGAGCGCCTGCGCACGCACCGCCCTCACCCACAGGAAAGCGTGGACGCCTTGCATCGCCTGGGCGTACCGGCCCACGCCTTGCAATGGGTACGAGGCGGCTTCCCGGAAAAAGCCCTTGCCGAGCACGAGGCCGAGCTGGCCGCTTTTATCGGCCGTTACCTGCGCCCCGGTGATGTGGTGTTCGGTACCTGGCGCCAGGACGGCGACAGTGACCACGACACGGTAGGCCGCGCCGGGGCCCTGGCCGCTGACAGCATCGGCGCGACGTTCAACGAGCTGCCGGTATGGGCGTGGCATTGGCCGGTCCGCGAACAGAACAAGATTCCCTGGCACCGCGCCCGCAAACTGCGCCTTGACGTCTGGACGACCGCCCGCAAGCGTCACGCGATGTATGCCTATGTCAGCCAGCTCAACGGCGAACCCGCCAGCGGCATCGCCCCGCTGGTGCCACGGGTCATCCTTGACCGCATGGGCATGCCCTACGAGATTGTCTTTATCTGA
- the glgX gene encoding glycogen debranching protein GlgX — protein MTRPNKATPPPVIEASRIREGLPFPLGATWDGLGVNFALFSANATKVELCIFDDTGEVELERIELPEYTDEIYHGYLPDAHPGLIYGYRVYGPYDPENGHRFNPNKLLIDPYAKQLVGELKWSEALFGYTIGHPDGDLSFDERDSAPFVPKCKVIDPAHTWGHDQRVSVPWDKTILYETHVRGISMRHPSVPENLRGTFAGLMVDDVLEHIRKLGVSSVELLPVHAFVNDQHLLHKGMTNYWGYNSIAFFAPDPRYLASGKIAEFKEMVAHLHEAKLEVILDVVYNHTAEGNEQGPTLSMRGIDNASYYRLMPDDKRYYINDSGTGNTLDLSHPCVLQMVTDSLRYWATEMHVDGFRFDLATILGRYHDGFDERHSFLVACRQDPVLRQVKMIAEPWDCGPGGYQVGGFPPGWVEWNDKFRDTVRAFWKGDDGQLADFASRMTASGEMFNQRGRRPYASVNFVTAHDGFTLHDLVSYNDKHNEANDENNQDGSNNNLSWNHGVEGPTDDPQINALRHRQMRNFFATLLLAQGTPMIVAGDEFARTQHGNNNAYCQDSDIGWVNWDLSEDGAALLKFVKRLIKLRLTYPILRRGRFLVGNYNEDIGVKDVTWLAPDGSEMTTEQWQDSHGRCLGMLMDGRAQETGIRRKGGDATLLLVVNAHHDIVNFRLPEVPEGSFWTCMVDTNEPTVRGQERFDFDSEYSVTGRSLLLFELQREEED, from the coding sequence ATGACCCGTCCAAACAAAGCCACGCCGCCGCCCGTTATCGAGGCATCGCGGATTCGTGAGGGGCTGCCTTTTCCACTTGGTGCTACCTGGGATGGCCTCGGGGTCAATTTCGCGCTGTTCTCAGCCAACGCAACCAAGGTTGAACTGTGCATTTTCGATGACACCGGCGAAGTCGAACTCGAACGCATCGAGCTGCCGGAATACACCGACGAGATTTACCACGGCTACCTGCCGGACGCCCATCCGGGGCTGATCTATGGCTACCGCGTGTACGGCCCATACGACCCGGAGAATGGCCATCGCTTCAACCCTAACAAGTTGCTGATCGACCCCTACGCCAAGCAATTGGTGGGTGAGTTGAAATGGTCCGAAGCGTTGTTCGGCTACACCATCGGCCACCCCGATGGCGACCTCAGCTTCGATGAACGCGACAGCGCGCCGTTCGTGCCCAAATGCAAGGTCATCGATCCGGCCCACACCTGGGGTCATGACCAACGCGTGAGCGTACCTTGGGACAAGACCATCCTGTATGAAACCCATGTGCGTGGCATCAGCATGCGCCACCCCTCGGTCCCCGAGAACCTGCGCGGCACTTTCGCCGGGTTGATGGTCGACGACGTGCTCGAACACATCCGCAAGCTCGGTGTTTCGTCGGTGGAGCTGCTGCCGGTCCACGCGTTCGTCAATGACCAGCACCTGTTGCACAAGGGCATGACCAATTACTGGGGCTACAACAGCATCGCTTTCTTTGCCCCGGACCCACGCTACCTGGCCAGCGGCAAAATCGCTGAATTCAAGGAAATGGTGGCGCACCTGCACGAGGCCAAGCTCGAAGTCATCCTCGACGTGGTCTACAACCACACCGCCGAGGGCAACGAGCAGGGCCCGACGCTGTCCATGCGGGGCATCGACAACGCCTCGTACTACCGGCTGATGCCTGACGACAAACGCTATTACATCAACGATTCCGGCACCGGTAATACCCTGGACCTGAGTCATCCTTGCGTCTTGCAGATGGTCACCGACTCCTTGCGCTACTGGGCGACGGAAATGCACGTCGACGGTTTCCGTTTCGACCTGGCGACGATTCTGGGTCGCTACCACGATGGTTTCGACGAGCGCCACAGCTTCCTCGTCGCCTGCCGCCAAGACCCGGTGCTGCGCCAGGTGAAAATGATTGCCGAACCTTGGGACTGCGGTCCCGGCGGTTACCAGGTCGGCGGTTTCCCTCCCGGCTGGGTGGAGTGGAATGACAAGTTCCGCGACACGGTGCGCGCGTTCTGGAAAGGCGACGACGGCCAGCTTGCCGACTTCGCCAGTCGCATGACCGCCTCGGGTGAAATGTTCAACCAGCGCGGGCGACGCCCCTATGCGTCGGTGAACTTCGTCACCGCCCACGACGGTTTTACCCTGCACGACCTGGTGTCGTACAACGACAAGCACAACGAAGCCAACGACGAAAACAACCAGGACGGCAGCAACAATAACCTGTCCTGGAACCATGGCGTCGAAGGGCCGACCGATGATCCGCAGATCAACGCGCTGCGTCACCGCCAGATGCGTAACTTCTTTGCGACATTGCTGCTGGCCCAGGGCACGCCGATGATCGTCGCCGGTGATGAGTTCGCCCGCACCCAGCATGGCAACAACAATGCCTATTGCCAGGACAGCGACATCGGCTGGGTGAACTGGGACCTGAGCGAGGACGGCGCGGCGCTGCTCAAATTCGTCAAGCGCCTGATCAAGTTGCGCCTGACGTATCCGATACTGCGTCGGGGACGTTTCCTGGTGGGCAATTACAACGAGGACATCGGTGTCAAGGACGTGACCTGGCTGGCTCCCGATGGCAGCGAAATGACCACCGAGCAGTGGCAGGACAGCCATGGCCGCTGCCTGGGCATGCTGATGGACGGCCGCGCCCAAGAAACGGGTATCCGCCGCAAGGGCGGCGACGCGACGCTGCTGCTGGTGGTCAACGCCCATCACGACATCGTCAACTTCCGGCTTCCGGAAGTCCCCGAGGGCAGCTTCTGGACGTGCATGGTCGACACCAATGAACCAACGGTACGGGGGCAGGAGCGGTTCGACTTCGACTCCGAGTACTCCGTCACCGGGCGCTCGCTGCTGTTGTTCGAGCTGCAACGTGAAGAAGAGGATTGA